The following coding sequences lie in one Peribacillus frigoritolerans genomic window:
- a CDS encoding FixH family protein has translation MKKLYMCTALLVMLAGCQEAEMPEDKEVNSAVPESMDASIVIKGKVEPGKEVILETTVKQGSQLVNEADEVLFEVRKSGQDKREMLEAKNTGSGVYQVMHTFEEQGKYIVVSHVTAKGLHVMPEKEVVVPEHESEGASVHPSTDVSIEFQSNPVKAGNSSNFEATVELNGKPLTKADVNFEVWKEGSEESHFTKAEEDGNGTYLNKVSFEESGTYKVQVHVEKDEVHEHQLQTIQVN, from the coding sequence ATGAAAAAACTCTATATGTGTACTGCATTGTTAGTTATGCTGGCTGGGTGTCAAGAGGCTGAAATGCCAGAGGATAAAGAAGTGAACAGTGCTGTTCCAGAATCGATGGATGCATCAATTGTCATAAAAGGGAAAGTGGAGCCTGGAAAAGAAGTCATTCTTGAAACGACAGTGAAACAGGGAAGCCAATTGGTGAATGAAGCTGATGAGGTACTGTTTGAAGTGAGAAAGTCCGGACAGGATAAACGGGAAATGCTTGAAGCGAAGAATACTGGAAGTGGCGTGTATCAAGTGATGCATACTTTTGAAGAACAAGGCAAATATATTGTAGTCTCCCATGTAACGGCCAAAGGCCTTCATGTAATGCCTGAAAAAGAAGTTGTCGTTCCTGAACATGAAAGTGAAGGTGCATCGGTTCATCCTAGTACGGATGTATCCATCGAGTTTCAAAGTAACCCTGTAAAGGCAGGAAACAGTTCGAACTTTGAAGCGACCGTTGAATTGAATGGGAAACCACTGACAAAGGCAGATGTGAATTTCGAGGTCTGGAAGGAAGGCAGCGAAGAGAGTCATTTCACCAAAGCTGAAGAAGATGGGAATGGAACATATCTAAATAAGGTATCTTTCGAAGAATCGGGAACCTATAAGGTGCAGGTACATGTTGAAAAAGACGAAGTGCACGAACACCAACTGCAAACGATTCAAGTCAATTGA
- a CDS encoding hemolysin family protein, translated as MDILSFLFVIILIALTAFFVASEFSIIRVRSSRIDQLIEEGNKKAIAAKKVTSDLDEYLSATQLGITVTALGLGWLGQPTVLKLVGPLFNALNIPQEVTNILTFVISFSLITFLNVVVGELAPKTVAIQKAEQVALAIASPLIFFHKIAFPFIWALNHSSRLVVGLFGFKPASESEIAHTEEELRFILSDSYKSGEINQSEFKYVNNIFEFDDRVAKEIMVPRTEIMTISKDDTVQEFVDVAKLEKYTRYPVVEGDKDHVIGLVNLKEVFSDLIKNREIHIKAIENYARPIIRVMENIPIHDLLLKMQKERIHMAILMDEYGGTSGLVTVEDILEEIVGEIRDEFDIDEVASIRKIKDGHYILDSKLLVKEVNDLLGIHLEEDDVDTIGGWVLTENYDVKVGDIMEKDGFCFKVIEMEDHAIRSIEVTKKVVQLPLEEDLTQG; from the coding sequence TTGGACATATTAAGTTTTTTATTCGTCATTATTTTAATCGCTTTAACGGCCTTTTTTGTAGCTTCTGAATTTTCGATCATAAGGGTCCGCAGCTCCAGGATCGATCAATTGATTGAAGAGGGAAATAAAAAAGCCATTGCGGCTAAGAAGGTTACATCCGATCTTGATGAGTACCTATCCGCGACACAGCTTGGTATTACCGTTACTGCCCTTGGATTGGGTTGGCTAGGACAACCGACCGTCCTCAAATTGGTTGGGCCATTATTCAATGCCTTGAATATCCCTCAAGAAGTCACAAACATTCTGACATTCGTCATTTCATTTTCCCTGATTACGTTCCTGAACGTGGTTGTAGGTGAATTGGCTCCAAAGACGGTTGCCATCCAAAAGGCTGAGCAAGTGGCCTTGGCAATTGCCAGCCCGCTGATATTTTTCCATAAGATAGCCTTTCCATTCATATGGGCCTTGAATCATTCTTCCCGATTAGTTGTCGGCTTATTTGGCTTCAAGCCAGCATCCGAAAGCGAAATAGCCCATACGGAAGAAGAATTGCGTTTCATCCTATCAGATAGCTATAAAAGCGGAGAGATTAACCAGTCGGAATTCAAATATGTAAACAACATCTTTGAATTCGATGATCGTGTTGCCAAAGAAATCATGGTTCCAAGGACGGAAATCATGACCATATCCAAAGATGATACGGTACAGGAATTCGTCGATGTCGCCAAATTGGAAAAATACACTCGATATCCTGTTGTCGAAGGTGATAAAGACCATGTCATCGGCTTAGTGAACTTAAAGGAAGTTTTCTCGGATCTTATAAAGAATCGGGAAATCCATATCAAAGCAATAGAAAATTACGCTCGTCCGATCATTCGGGTAATGGAAAATATCCCGATTCACGATTTGCTGTTAAAAATGCAAAAAGAACGCATTCATATGGCTATTTTGATGGATGAATACGGTGGAACTTCCGGACTTGTCACAGTCGAGGATATCCTCGAGGAAATCGTTGGCGAAATTCGTGATGAATTCGATATCGATGAAGTTGCCTCGATCAGGAAAATTAAAGATGGACATTATATTTTAGATTCTAAACTTCTTGTAAAGGAAGTGAATGATTTACTTGGCATTCACTTAGAAGAAGATGATGTCGATACGATAGGCGGATGGGTCCTTACTGAAAATTATGATGTGAAGGTAGGGGACATCATGGAAAAAGACGGCTTCTGCTTTAAAGTGATTGAAATGGAAGATCACGCCATTCGTTCTATCGAGGTGACAAAAAAGGTCGTACAGCTTCCTCTGGAGGAAGACCTTACCCAAGGATAA
- a CDS encoding YitT family protein produces MKIMERMAAIIAGSMLVGVGINFFLIPYHLLDGGMIGIGLIFHYYIGLPTGLGVILSSIPLYIYAWYFEKKLFLNSLHGLLFSSLCIDIFSDAVTGWNLPIYVSAIIGGGLIGLGIGLMLRYGTSTGGTDMLAQILSRKSGLNVGLLIFFIDGCVLLCGLSVVGTSIFLYSFLTIIAVAMLTSVTVMRTI; encoded by the coding sequence ATGAAAATCATGGAAAGGATGGCAGCAATCATTGCCGGCAGCATGCTAGTAGGAGTGGGAATCAATTTTTTTCTGATACCTTATCATTTATTGGATGGCGGCATGATAGGGATTGGGCTGATTTTTCATTACTATATAGGACTTCCGACTGGGCTGGGTGTGATTTTGAGCAGCATTCCATTATATATATATGCTTGGTATTTTGAAAAAAAATTATTCCTGAACAGCTTGCATGGCTTGCTTTTTTCCTCTTTATGCATCGACATTTTTTCTGACGCTGTCACAGGATGGAACCTTCCCATTTATGTAAGTGCGATAATCGGGGGAGGGTTGATTGGACTTGGAATCGGCTTGATGCTTCGGTATGGGACCTCTACAGGCGGAACTGATATGCTGGCACAGATCCTTTCCAGGAAAAGTGGACTCAATGTAGGGCTGCTGATTTTTTTCATTGATGGATGCGTATTGCTTTGCGGATTGAGCGTTGTCGGGACTTCAATCTTTTTATATTCATTTTTAACGATCATCGCGGTAGCCATGCTGACTTCAGTCACCGTGATGCGAACCATTTAG
- a CDS encoding hemolysin family protein, whose amino-acid sequence MDIINLVLIAILIALTAFFVATEFAIVKVRSTRVDQLIEEGTPNAISAKKVISNLDEYLSTCQLGITVTALGLGVLGEPTVEKILHPLLNQLNLPNSASHALSVAIAFSFITFMHVVVGELAPKTLAIQKAEQVTLLVSKPLIGFNKIMYPFIWVLNGSARTLTRMLGLKAVSEHDLAHTEEELRIIVSESYKSGEINQSEFKYVNKIFEFDDRIAKEIMVPRTEIATVSKDDTIQQFFTVMAEENFTRYPVIDGDKDHVIGMVNIKELFTEMIDKNNQAASTIDRYVRPIIRVIDSIPIHDLLLKMQKERIHMAILMDEYGGTSGLVTVEDILEEIVGDIRDEFDLDEVPDVRKLKEDHYIIDAKVLVSEVNDLLGLDINDEDIDTMGGWILTENYEAKQGDILTYGPYNFRIKEMEDHHIRYIEIYKQVKVVSEVKEFPIISQTEIVS is encoded by the coding sequence TTGGACATAATAAACTTGGTTCTTATTGCCATTTTAATTGCTTTAACAGCATTTTTTGTAGCTACGGAGTTTGCGATTGTTAAAGTGAGAAGCACGAGGGTCGATCAATTAATTGAAGAAGGAACGCCGAATGCTATTTCAGCAAAGAAAGTCATATCCAACCTGGATGAATACCTCTCAACATGCCAGCTCGGAATTACCGTTACAGCTCTAGGGCTTGGGGTGCTTGGGGAACCGACAGTTGAAAAGATTTTGCACCCACTCTTGAATCAATTGAATCTTCCAAATTCAGCTTCACATGCACTTTCGGTTGCAATTGCCTTTTCTTTCATTACCTTCATGCACGTGGTTGTTGGGGAATTGGCACCAAAAACATTGGCGATTCAAAAAGCGGAGCAAGTAACCTTATTGGTTTCCAAACCTTTAATTGGTTTTAACAAAATCATGTATCCATTCATCTGGGTACTGAACGGCTCTGCAAGGACGCTTACAAGAATGCTAGGATTAAAAGCAGTTTCCGAACATGATTTGGCTCATACAGAAGAAGAGCTGCGTATCATTGTTTCCGAAAGCTACAAAAGTGGCGAAATTAACCAATCAGAGTTTAAATATGTGAATAAAATTTTTGAATTCGATGATCGGATCGCAAAAGAAATCATGGTTCCACGTACAGAAATTGCAACGGTATCCAAGGATGATACGATCCAGCAGTTTTTTACCGTTATGGCGGAAGAGAACTTTACACGATATCCTGTCATTGACGGTGATAAGGATCATGTTATCGGAATGGTCAATATCAAAGAGCTATTCACTGAAATGATAGACAAGAACAATCAGGCAGCGTCAACGATCGATCGATATGTTCGTCCGATCATCCGTGTCATTGACAGTATCCCCATTCACGATTTACTTTTAAAAATGCAAAAGGAACGGATCCACATGGCTATCCTCATGGACGAATACGGCGGTACGTCAGGCTTGGTGACCGTTGAAGATATTCTTGAAGAAATCGTTGGCGATATCCGCGATGAGTTCGACCTGGATGAAGTGCCGGATGTCCGTAAATTAAAAGAAGATCACTACATCATCGATGCCAAGGTATTAGTCAGTGAAGTGAATGACTTACTTGGATTGGATATCAATGATGAAGATATTGATACGATGGGCGGATGGATCCTTACCGAGAATTACGAGGCCAAACAAGGTGATATCCTGACTTACGGTCCTTATAACTTTAGGATAAAGGAAATGGAAGATCACCATATTCGTTATATTGAAATATATAAACAAGTAAAAGTCGTAAGCGAAGTAAAAGAATTCCCGATCATATCACAAACCGAAATCGTTTCATGA
- a CDS encoding DedA family protein has protein sequence MSQLIMTILNWFAEMGYMGILLGLMVEIIPSELVLGYGGYVVGLGKMNFWGAVLAGVAGGTMAQLFLYWAGYYGGRPFLLKYGKYILIKENHIVHAEEWFQRYGVGVIFTARFIPVVRHAISIPAGIARMSVWKFIFYTVAAVIPWTILFLTLGRILGENWQQIREITEPYLIPAAGFSFIIIMLYILWKKKSTPPIVTVKKMGRFPDK, from the coding sequence ATATCACAGCTTATTATGACGATATTGAATTGGTTTGCGGAAATGGGGTATATGGGGATTTTATTGGGGCTGATGGTTGAAATCATCCCGAGTGAGCTTGTTCTCGGATACGGTGGTTATGTGGTCGGCCTTGGGAAAATGAATTTTTGGGGAGCTGTTCTTGCAGGAGTGGCAGGCGGGACGATGGCACAGCTATTTCTCTATTGGGCTGGTTATTATGGAGGACGGCCCTTTCTCTTGAAGTATGGAAAATATATTTTAATTAAAGAAAATCATATTGTACATGCTGAAGAGTGGTTTCAAAGGTATGGTGTAGGCGTGATTTTTACGGCTCGATTCATTCCAGTGGTTCGCCATGCAATTTCCATCCCTGCTGGAATTGCAAGGATGTCCGTATGGAAGTTTATATTTTATACGGTTGCGGCTGTCATACCTTGGACCATCTTGTTTCTGACCTTAGGGCGGATCCTCGGCGAGAATTGGCAGCAAATCCGGGAAATAACGGAACCTTATCTCATTCCGGCTGCTGGTTTTTCCTTTATCATTATCATGCTGTATATTTTATGGAAAAAAAAGAGTACACCTCCAATCGTAACGGTCAAAAAAATGGGGCGGTTTCCCGATAAATGA